The stretch of DNA TGGATATATTTAAAAGAAGAGTATAATAGAGATTTTATTAGTAGAGGAAAATCCTTAGGAATAGATGTTAACTTAGAGAGAATAGTTGTAGTTGTAGAAAATGAAAGGGAAAAATTCAAAGAACTTAGAGGATTTGTTAAAGAAGATGAATATTATATTAAATTCTCTCCAAATAGACTAGCGCTAATATTGAGAAATAAAAAGAATTTGTTTTCTAGAATTGATAGTATAAGAGAATTTATGGATGAATCTATAACTAAAATTGGAGTAGGAACAGTACATAGTAAACTTATTGAATCTTTATCAGAAGCTATACAGTCCTTGGAAATAGGTAAAAAATTATATAAAAATAATTTTATAAATAATTATGATAAAATAAGTCTTTTTTATAAAGGAGAAGAGTTATTTGATATAACTGAATGTAAAAATATAATTTATAAAATAGAAAGAGAAGGAAGTGATTTGAATCTTTTAGAAACTTTTTTATGTTATATGGAAATGAATGGAGAAAAACAAAAAGTAGCTAAAGAAATATATATACATAGAAATACTTTAAATTATAGATTAGAAAAAATTGAAGAAATTACAGGGCTACATTTTAATAATTATTTAGAATTTTTCCAACTACTTTTAGCATATATAAGTTATAAATTAAAGGTTTAATTGTGCAAATGCACAAAAATATAAAATCTTCTTTCGTCTAAGAAACAATGTATTTTGATGGGAAAACATTTACAATATCTTTATTAATTAAATTATAAAAATGACAATATAGATGAGTGAAGGGAGATAATATAATGGAAATTACTGTTACAGCATTAGGAGCAATAGTAGCATTAGTTATTGCTATTACTTTAATAATTAAAAAAGTACATCCAGCATATGGCTTGATAATTGGAGCACTAATTGGGGGATTAGTTGGTGGAGCTGGATTAACAGGTAGTGTTAACTTAATGATGAACGGGGCAAAGGGAATGATACCTGCTATATTAAGAATACTTACAGCAGGAGTTTTAGCAGGAGTGCTTATTGAATCAGGAGCAGCAGCTAAAATTGCAGAAACTATAGTAAGTAAAATTGGAGAATCTAAAGCTTTAATAGCATTAACAATAGCAACAATGGTTTTAACATCAGTTGGAGTTTTTGTAGATGTAGCTGTAATAACAGTTGCACCTATAGCATTAGCAATAGCATATAAATCAAATCTTAGTAAATCAGCAATACTTTTAGCAATGGTTGGAGGGGGAAAGGCTGGAAACATAATGTCACCTAACCCAAATACTATTGCAGCTGCAGATAATTTAGGTGTTTCATTAACAAGTGTAATGATAGCAGGAGCAATACCAGCTATATTTGGAGTTATTGTAACGTGTATAATAGCAAAACGTCTTAAAGATAAAGGAACTTTTGTAGGAAGTGATGAAAATACTAAGGAAATAGAAAATATGCCAAGTTTTCTTTCTGCTATAGTAGGACCTTTAACAGCAATAATATTATTAATGTTAAGACCAACTTTAGGTATTAGTATAGATCCTTTAATAGCTCTTCCAGTTGGAGGATTATGTGGGATAATAGCAATGGGAAAAATTAAATATATTAATGAATATGCAACATATGGTTTAGGGAAAATGAGCGGAGTTGCTATATTATTAATAGGTACAGGAACTTTGGCAGGAATAATATCTAATTCAGGTTTAAAAGATGTAATAATACAAGGAATAAATACATTAGGTTTACCAAACTTTGCATTAGCGCCAGTATCAGGAATACTTATGTCTGCTGCAACAGCATCAACAACATCAGGTACAGCTGTAGCGACTTCAGTGTTTGGAGCTACTATAACTGGTATGGGAGTATCTTCATTAGCAACAGCAGCAATGATCCATGTTGGAGCAACAGTTTTAGACCACTTACCTCATGGAAGTTTCTTTCATGCAACAGGTGGTAGCATAAACATGGGAATGAAAGAAAGATTAAAACTTATACCATATGAATCATTAGTTGGATTAACAATGACTATTGTTTCAGTTATAATATTTGGATTTATATTATAAAAAATTAAAGATATAAAAATGAAATGGAGTTGAACTAAATGAAATTTATATTAGCACCAGATTCCTTTAAGGAGAGTATGTCATCAAAAGAAGCTTGTGATGCTATGGAACTTGGAATTAAAAAAGTAATAAAAGATGCAGAGTGCATAAAGGTACCTATGGCAGATGGAGGAGAAGGAACTGTAGAAGCTTTAGTAGAAGCAACAAAAGGAACAATTCATAAAGTTAAGGTTACAGCTCCTTTAGGAAATGAAATAGAAGCTATTTTTGGAGTGTTAGGAAATAAAACTACAGCAGTTATAGAAATGGCAAGTGCAAGTGGAATACATTTAGTTAAGAGAGAAGAAAGAAACCCACTTATAACTACAACTTATGGAACAGGAGAAATTATAAAAAAAGCTCTTGATTTAGGTGTAAAGCATATAGTTATAGGAATCGGTGGAAGTGCAACTAATGATGGTGGAGCAGGAATGATTCAAGCATTAGGTGGAAAGATTTTAGATAACAGTGGAAATGAAATAGGTTTTGGTGGTGGTGAACTATCAAAAGTAGAAAAAATAGATTTAACTAATTTAGATAAAAGACTAAAAGATGTAACTATAGAAGTTGCTTGTGATGTTACAAATCCATTAATAGGAGATACTGGAGCATCAGCTATATTTGGACCACAAAAAGGTGCTACAGAAGAAATGGTTAAAATATTAGATAACAATCTTTCAAACTTTGCAAAAGTAATAAAGAAAGATTTAGGAAAAGATGTAGCGAGTGTAGAAGGAGCAGGAGCAGCTGGTGGATTAGGAGCAGCTTTATTAGCCTTTTTAGATGCAAAATTAGAAAAAGGTATAGAACTTGTAATAAAACATACAGAACTTAAAGAAAAAGTAAAGGGTGCAACTTTTGTATTTACAGGAGAAGGTGCTATAGATAGCCAAACTATTTATGGTAAAACACCAATGGGAGTAGCTAAAACAGCTAAAGAAGAAGGCGTTAAAACTATTGCTTTTGCTGGGAAAGTTTCAGAAGGAGTAGAAAATTTATATCCTATAGGAATAGAAGCTATTTTTAGTATAATGCAAGGTGTATCTACTTTAGATGAAGCGTTAAGAGACGGAAAAGAAAATCTAGCTAAAACAGTAGAAAATGTAGTTAGATTAATAAATGTAAAATAAAAAGAACTTTAAAAACTATATTTACAATAGTTAATACTAAAGTTATAATGTTACTGTATTTAGGTTAAAATATAAATAAAGTAGCATTGAAAGAGAAGAGTATATAGTAAATTATTTTAAAGAGATTTAGGGAAGGTGAGATCCTAGAATTTAATCCTATAGAAAGAAACTCTGGAGCTATAAATTTAAATGAGTGGATTAGTTTATCTAATCAATTTAGGTGGTAACGCGGAAGTAGTCTTTCGTCCTAAAGCTTTTAGGATGAAGGACTTTTTTATTTAAATTTAAAGGAAGGAAAGGTAAAATATGAGTTTAGAAAAATTAGCTGAAATTATTTTCCCTGGTATTGACAAAACACCAGAATATTACATCGAAAAATATCCAAAGAGAGAATTAAAGGAAGGTGCAGTAGTTTGTAGATATGCTCCATCACCAACAGGATTCCAACATATAGGTGGAGTATTTGCTGCATTAATAAATGAAAGATTAGCAAGTCAAACAGAAGGTGTTTTCTATTTAAGAATAGAAGATACAGATCAAAAAAGAGAAGTAGCAGGAGCTATTGAAGATACTATAGCTACTATGCATAATTTTGGAATGGACTTTAATGAAGGTATGACAGGAACAGATACATTAAAGGGAAATTATGGTCCATATAGACAAAGTCAAAGAGCAGAAATATATAAGACTTTTGCTAAGGATTTAGTTAAAAAAGGTTTAGCATATCCATGTTTCTGTACACCAGAAGAATTAGCAGAGCTTCGTGAAAAACAAACAGCTGAAAAAATCACACCAGGATATTATGGAGAATATGCTAAATATAGAAACTTAACTTCAGAAGAAGCTATAGAAAAAATAGAAAAAGGTGAAAGCTACATTATAAGACTTAAGTCACCAGGAAATATAGAAAATAGAGTAGAATTTCATGATTTAATAAAGGGTGATGTACATTTCCCAGAAAATAATCAAGATATAGTCTTAATAAAAGGTGACGGACTTCCTACATATCATTTTGCACATGCTATAGATGATGCATTAATGAGAACTACTCATGTTATAAGAGGTGAAGAATGGTTATCATCACTTCCAATACATGTTCAATTATTTGATGTTTTAGGATTAGAGAGACCAGAATATGCTCACATTCCAACAATAATGAAAAATGATAATGGTTCAAAGAGAAAATTATCAAAGAGAAAAGATGCAGAAGCAGCAGTTTCTTATTATAAAGAAGTTGGGTATCCAATGGTTTCAGTAATAGAGTACTTATTAAATATAATAAACTCAACATTTGAAGAGTGGAGAGTTGAAAATCCATTAGTTGATTATCACGATTTTGAAATAGCATTAGATAAAATGAGCAAGAGTGGAGCATTATTTGACATAGTTAAGTTAAATGATGTAAGTAAGGAAGTAATCTGTAAGATGAAACCAGAAGTAGTTTATAACTACTATACAACTTGGGCAAAAGAGTTTGATAAAGAAATGTTTGAATTAGTAACAGCTAATGAAACTATGACTAAAGAAATCTTTAATATAGACAAAGAAGGTCCAAAGCCAAGAAAAGACTTTGCTAAATGGGAAGATGTTAAAGAAAAAATATTCTATTTCTATGATGAATTATTTGCTAAAGAAACAGCAGATCAAGTAGAATTACCAAAGACATTATCTCTTGAAAATGCAAAAGCTATAATCGAAGCTTATGCAAAGGAATTTACTTTTAACATAGGTAGCCAAGAAGCTTGGTTTGATGAATTAAAAGAAATTGGGTTAAAATTAGGATATTGTGCAAATAGAAAAGAATATAAAGCTAATCCAGATCAATACAAGGGTATGATTTCAGACGTAGCAGGAGCTGTAAGAGCAGCTTTATCACATAGAACAAATACTCCAGATCTTTATACTATAATGCAAATTATGGGAGAAGAAAAAGTTAAAGATAGATTTAATAAGTTTTTAAATATATAATTATTTTTTTAAAACCTTGTTTAGTATTTTATTACTAAGCAAGGTTTTTTATTATCCTTCTAAATTAGTAATACAATAAAAATGTTTTCAAATAAAATAATTTGACAATCAAATAAAAATCTATATAATATATTTTGATAGTCAAAACAAGCAATTAACTTAGGAGGAAATATGAAAAAGAGAAACAAGATAATACTTAGTATAGCATTAATAGGATTAATATTATTTTCAACAGTTACATATATTGTTGGACAAATGGTTTATAATGGATCAGTAGGATCAAAAACTGAAGTACCTAAAGATGAGATGGTAGATTTTTATAGAAAAAAAGAGGACAAGCGTTTAGAAATTTTAGATAAATATAAACATGAAAAGCTATTTGTAAAAAGCCCTAAAAATGGATATGATATAGAAGTCATGAATATAAAATCAAATAAAGAAACTAAGGATGTAATGGTAATTGTACATGGAATAGAAAGTAATTACTATGAAGTTTTAAATTCAGCATTTAATTATTTAGAAAGAGGCTATAATGTAGTAGTATATAATCAAAGACATACTGGATATACAGGTGGAGACAATTATACTTTTGGATTATACGAAAGATTTGATTTAGATGAAGTTGTAAATTATGCAGCAAC from Clostridium chauvoei encodes:
- a CDS encoding CdaR family transcriptional regulator → MLSKELAQNIVDKMMDVIPYNVNVMDYKGKIIGSGDYLRIGNVHEGAKKALKEKRVIEIYERVDNSRPGVNTPIIFRGEIIGVIGITGNPDEVRQFSKLVSVTTELLINQEYTLNQHMIKQKLKEEFVYEWIYLKEEYNRDFISRGKSLGIDVNLERIVVVVENEREKFKELRGFVKEDEYYIKFSPNRLALILRNKKNLFSRIDSIREFMDESITKIGVGTVHSKLIESLSEAIQSLEIGKKLYKNNFINNYDKISLFYKGEELFDITECKNIIYKIEREGSDLNLLETFLCYMEMNGEKQKVAKEIYIHRNTLNYRLEKIEEITGLHFNNYLEFFQLLLAYISYKLKV
- a CDS encoding GntP family permease, with the translated sequence MEITVTALGAIVALVIAITLIIKKVHPAYGLIIGALIGGLVGGAGLTGSVNLMMNGAKGMIPAILRILTAGVLAGVLIESGAAAKIAETIVSKIGESKALIALTIATMVLTSVGVFVDVAVITVAPIALAIAYKSNLSKSAILLAMVGGGKAGNIMSPNPNTIAAADNLGVSLTSVMIAGAIPAIFGVIVTCIIAKRLKDKGTFVGSDENTKEIENMPSFLSAIVGPLTAIILLMLRPTLGISIDPLIALPVGGLCGIIAMGKIKYINEYATYGLGKMSGVAILLIGTGTLAGIISNSGLKDVIIQGINTLGLPNFALAPVSGILMSAATASTTSGTAVATSVFGATITGMGVSSLATAAMIHVGATVLDHLPHGSFFHATGGSINMGMKERLKLIPYESLVGLTMTIVSVIIFGFIL
- a CDS encoding glycerate kinase yields the protein MKFILAPDSFKESMSSKEACDAMELGIKKVIKDAECIKVPMADGGEGTVEALVEATKGTIHKVKVTAPLGNEIEAIFGVLGNKTTAVIEMASASGIHLVKREERNPLITTTYGTGEIIKKALDLGVKHIVIGIGGSATNDGGAGMIQALGGKILDNSGNEIGFGGGELSKVEKIDLTNLDKRLKDVTIEVACDVTNPLIGDTGASAIFGPQKGATEEMVKILDNNLSNFAKVIKKDLGKDVASVEGAGAAGGLGAALLAFLDAKLEKGIELVIKHTELKEKVKGATFVFTGEGAIDSQTIYGKTPMGVAKTAKEEGVKTIAFAGKVSEGVENLYPIGIEAIFSIMQGVSTLDEALRDGKENLAKTVENVVRLINVK
- the gltX gene encoding glutamate--tRNA ligase, which produces MSLEKLAEIIFPGIDKTPEYYIEKYPKRELKEGAVVCRYAPSPTGFQHIGGVFAALINERLASQTEGVFYLRIEDTDQKREVAGAIEDTIATMHNFGMDFNEGMTGTDTLKGNYGPYRQSQRAEIYKTFAKDLVKKGLAYPCFCTPEELAELREKQTAEKITPGYYGEYAKYRNLTSEEAIEKIEKGESYIIRLKSPGNIENRVEFHDLIKGDVHFPENNQDIVLIKGDGLPTYHFAHAIDDALMRTTHVIRGEEWLSSLPIHVQLFDVLGLERPEYAHIPTIMKNDNGSKRKLSKRKDAEAAVSYYKEVGYPMVSVIEYLLNIINSTFEEWRVENPLVDYHDFEIALDKMSKSGALFDIVKLNDVSKEVICKMKPEVVYNYYTTWAKEFDKEMFELVTANETMTKEIFNIDKEGPKPRKDFAKWEDVKEKIFYFYDELFAKETADQVELPKTLSLENAKAIIEAYAKEFTFNIGSQEAWFDELKEIGLKLGYCANRKEYKANPDQYKGMISDVAGAVRAALSHRTNTPDLYTIMQIMGEEKVKDRFNKFLNI